TCTCCTCGTCACCAAACGCGAGTAGCGCCCGACCATGACCCTCAGTGATTCGCCCCCCACCCAGGCTATCCAGCACCTCCTCCGGGAGCCCCAACAGCCGCAGCGTGTTCGCCACCGCTGACCGGCTCTTTCCCACGCGCTCAGCCACCTGCTCCTGTGTCAACCCAAAATCATCCATCAACCGCTGGAACGCTCTCCCCGCCTCCACGCAGTTGATGTCCTCGCGCTGGAGGTTCTCCACCAGCGCCAACTCCAGCATCTGCCGGTCGCCGCACTCCCGCACCACCACCGGCACCTGCACCAAACCAGCCTGCCGCGCCGCCTGCAGCCGCCGCTCCCCCGCTATGAGCTCATATCCAGTCGCGCACCTGCGCGCCACCAGCGGCTGAATCACTCCATGCTCCCGCACCGATTCCGCCAGCTCCGCCATCTTCTCCGGATCGTACTGCTGA
The sequence above is a segment of the Armatimonadota bacterium genome. Coding sequences within it:
- a CDS encoding ParB/RepB/Spo0J family partition protein, which codes for METKHRGLGSLIPQIDEAWPEAAEGVQQARVDDIAPNPYQPRQQYDPEKMAELAESVREHGVIQPLVARRCATGYELIAGERRLQAARQAGLVQVPVVVRECGDRQMLELALVENLQREDINCVEAGRAFQRLMDDFGLTQEQVAERVGKSRSAVANTLRLLGLPEEVLDSLGGGRITEGHGRALLAFGDEETMVVVCRRIERDGMSVRQVESLAQRAKAAPVVSRETNHREQALDANLRLLQDRLRHALETKVTLKPRGDGGSIEIEYYSDEDLDRIAAQVLGEEVCQPDELSS